In one Vanessa tameamea isolate UH-Manoa-2023 chromosome 12, ilVanTame1 primary haplotype, whole genome shotgun sequence genomic region, the following are encoded:
- the LOC113392993 gene encoding putative inner dynein arm light chain, axonemal: protein MGERAAVSTEDTLVRYDNPVLVTKQPEKVSAPPTGTLAQPCIPTEAKRETEEILNAILPPKEWEEDGQIWTQKISSTPATRLDVINLQEMLDTRLQQRQARETGICPVRRQLYTQCFDELIRQVTINCGERGLLLLRVRDEARITMEAYQTLYCSSIAFGMRKALQSEQGKSDLMDQVAKLEVERSALEKQCTELKQKTEQLERRAAELRAAEEKRHQEELLALKKTNAQLKAQLEGIIAPKK, encoded by the exons ATGGGAGAAAGAGCAGCCGTGTCGACCGAAGACACGCTTGTTCGTTATGATAATCCTGTTCTTGTAACTAAACAACCGGAAAAAgtt TCAGCACCTCCTACCGGTACACTTGCACAACCCTGTATTCCAACTGAAGCGAAACGTGAAACTGAGGAAATCCTTAATGCCATTTTACCTCCGAAAGAATGGGAAGAAGATGGACAGATATGGACTCAAAAG ATATCATCGACTCCAGCAACGAGATTAGATGTTATAAATCTACAAGAAATGCTCGACACTCGTTTACAACAGCGGCAGGCTAGGGAAACAGGAATATGCCCTGTGCGCAGGCAGCTCTACACACAATGCTTTGACGAACTCATACGGCAG gtGACTATTAACTGTGGTGAACGAGGTCTTCTTCTTTTAAGAGTGCGCGATGAAGCAAGAATCACAATGGAAGCGTATCAGACACTATATTGTAGTTCCATAGCATTTGGTATGAGAAAAGCATTGCAG tctGAACAAGGAAAATCAGATCTTATGGATCAAGTTGCCAAATTGGAAGTTGAGCGATCGGCTTTAGAAAAGCAATGTacagaattaaaacaaaaaaccgaACAATTGGAACGACGAGCTGCTGAGCTTCGGGCGGCCGAGGAGAAGCGACACCAAGAGGAACTACTTGCATTGAAGAAAACAAATGCTCAGTTAAAG GCCCAACTTGAAGGAATCATCGCTCCAAAGAAGTAG
- the LOC113392890 gene encoding mediator of RNA polymerase II transcription subunit 4: MASHLSTKDRLLSLIDDMELIAKEIIEVSIAPKSQKLSAADHAQLTDLLLCKDAELKKTLDLADEQAKIQQKMNDLKAEVDNKDQDIHHLQRQLKDAEQILATSLYQARQKLASIVKSRKRPVPSEELIKFAHRISASNAVSAPLSWQPGDPRRPYPTDLEMRLGMLGRLCDLPLNGHTPSTLNELHRITTGGVPASATNQFTWHPSGELHMSVGGGNSVAIDGRSKDAPTQEDVEVMSTDSSSSSSSDSQ; the protein is encoded by the exons ATGGCGTCTCATTTAAGCACTAAAGACCGACTACTATCGTTAATAGATGACATGGAACTAATTGCAAA AGAAATAATTGAAGTATCAATAGCCCCTAAGTCACAAAAGTTATCAGCGGCAGATCACGCACAATTAACTGATTTACTACTATGTAAAGACGCAGAATTAAAGAAGACGCTAGATTTAGCAGATGAACAGGctaaaatacaacaaaagatGAATGATCTTAAAGCTGAAGTTGACAATAAG GATCAGGATATTCACCATTTACAAAGGCAGTTAAAAGATGCAGAGCAAATTTTAGCTACATCATTGTATCAAGCAAGGCAAAAGCTTGCCTCAATTGTCAAATCAAGGAAGAGACCTGTTCCTTCTGAGGAGTTAATCAAATTTGCACACAG GATAAGTGCATCAAATGCTGTCAGTGCACCTCTGTCGTGGCAGCCAGGAGATCCAAGACGTCCTTATCCAACAGATCTTGAGATGAGACTGGGAATGCTAGGTCGCCTCTGTGACTTACCACTAAATGGTCACACTCCCTCTACACTGAACGAGTTACATCGAATAACTACTGGAGGAg ttcCAGCATCAGCTACAAACCAGTTCACATGGCATCCGTCAGGGGAGCTGCACATGTCAGTTGGTGGCGGTAATTCTGTTGCTATAGATGGACGTAGTAAAGATGCACCAACACAGGAAGATGTTGAAGTTATGTCAACAGACTCAAGTTCTAGCTCAAGCAGTGACTCACAATAG